Proteins encoded by one window of Thunnus thynnus chromosome 3, fThuThy2.1, whole genome shotgun sequence:
- the LOC137179447 gene encoding target of Myb1 membrane trafficking protein-like isoform X2, with translation MFSFGEKMEFLIGNPFSTPVGQRIERATSSSLQSEDWGLNMEICDIINETDEGPRDAVKAIKKRIVGNKNFREIMLALTVLEACVKNCGHRFHVLVTSQDFVEGVLVRSILPKYNPPTALHDRVLSLIQSWADAFRSSPSLAGVVYVYDDLRRRGLEFPMTDLDALSPIHTPNRSIPENGTPETTPVTTPPHQPQTQASTSAPIQNTSPPVQPSEGPASLSAEQEQKLRSELALVKGNLTVMSEMLNELKPGQSQPDDTELLQQLYSVCKSMQTRVVELIPQLQEEGFIEELLVVNDDLNNAFIRYERFDRLNKAQTTNTPQTPVSSRSLIDFSPEPSTLSQPAVITTTSQPAASILANQRPSANHKEEEEFDMFAQTRGSSLAEQRKSVRYEDPGAVEGLAGALDSRLQVTAGVPPVKNSVQNDIDKWLSCDMQDQSAVSEGVSSEEFDKFLEDRAMAADHSSQTTRSVPPSTSKPMPQSSQQENRSHDQLFSL, from the exons ATGTTTTCATTCGGGGAGAAAATGGAGTTTCTCATAGGAAACCCCTTTTCAACGCCCGTCGGTCAGAGAATCG AGCGAGCGACCAGCAGCTCTCTGCAGTCGGAGGACTGGGGGCTCAACATGGAGATATGTGATATCATCAACGAGACAGACGAGGG gCCCAGAGATGCAGTCAAAGCTATAAAGAAGAGAATCGTTGGAAACAAGAACTTCAGAGAGATCATGTTGGCTCTTACT GTTCTCGAGGCCTGTGTGAAGAACTGCGGCCATCGCTTTCATGTTCTGGTGACGTCTCAGGACTTTGTTGAAGGAGTTTTGGTCCGTTCCATCCTGCCCAAATATAACCCCCCCACTGCCCTTCATGACAGGGTGCTCAGCCTCATACAG TCGTGGGCGGATGCGTTTCGTAGCTCTCCCTCCCTTGCAGGGGTGGTGTACGTATACGACGACCTGAGGAGACGAGGTCTGGAGTTCCCCATGACAGACCTGGATGCTCTGTCCCCCATCCACACACCCAACAGA AGTATCCCAGAAAACGGGACTCCCGAGACGACCCCTGTCACCACTCCACCGCATCAACCACAGACTCAAGCCTCTACCAGTGCTCCCATTCAGAATACTTCACCTCCAGTCCAGCCCAGTGAAGGACCAGCCTCACTCTCTGCAGAACAG GAACAGAAGTTGCGGAGTGAGCTGGCGCTTGTGAAGGGAAATCTCACTGTGATGTCTGAAATGCTGAATGAGCTGAAACCTGGGCAGAGTCAGCCGGATGATACAGAGCTgctacag CAGCTGTACTCGGTGTGTAAGAGCATGCAGACTCGAGTGGTGGAGCTCATCCCTCAGCTGCAGGAAGAAGGATTTATTGAAGAGCTGCTCGTGGTCAACGATGACCTCAACAACGCTTTCATCCGCTATGAGAG GTTTGACAGACTTAACAAGGCACAAACTACAAATACTCCACAG ACCCCTGTCAGCAGCCGGAGCCTCATCGACTTCAGCCCTGAACCTTCAACTCTCAGCCAACCTGCTGTCATCACAACAACCAGCCAACCAGCAGCAAGCATTTTGGCCAATCAGAGGCCATCAGCCAACCACA aagaggaggaggagtttgaCATGTTTGCCCAAACCAGAGGCAGCTCCCTGgctgagcagaggaaaag tgtcAGGTATGAGGACCCAGGAGCTGTGGAGGGCCTCGCTGGAGCTCTGGACTCAAGGTTGCAGGTCACAGCGGGG GTGCCACCAGTGAAAaactctgtgcagaatgatattgACAAATGGCTATCCTGTGATATG caaGACCAGTCTGCAGTTAGTGAGGGAGTTTCCAGTGAAG AGTTTGATAAGTTTTTGGAGGATCGGGCGATGGCAGCAGACCACAGCAGCCAGACGACTCGCAGTGTGCCGCCCTCCACATCCAAACCAATGCCACAATCTAGCCAGCAAGAGAACAGATCACATGACCAGCTTTTTTCGCTCTGA
- the LOC137179447 gene encoding target of Myb1 membrane trafficking protein-like isoform X3 — protein sequence MLALTVLEACVKNCGHRFHVLVTSQDFVEGVLVRSILPKYNPPTALHDRVLSLIQSWADAFRSSPSLAGVVYVYDDLRRRGLEFPMTDLDALSPIHTPNRSIPENGTPETTPVTTPPHQPQTQASTSAPIQNTSPPVQPSEGPASLSAEQEQKLRSELALVKGNLTVMSEMLNELKPGQSQPDDTELLQQLYSVCKSMQTRVVELIPQLQEEGFIEELLVVNDDLNNAFIRYERFDRLNKAQTTNTPQQTPVSSRSLIDFSPEPSTLSQPAVITTTSQPAASILANQRPSANHKEEEEFDMFAQTRGSSLAEQRKSVRYEDPGAVEGLAGALDSRLQVTAGVPPVKNSVQNDIDKWLSCDMQDQSAVSEGVSSEEFDKFLEDRAMAADHSSQTTRSVPPSTSKPMPQSSQQENRSHDQLFSL from the exons ATGTTGGCTCTTACT GTTCTCGAGGCCTGTGTGAAGAACTGCGGCCATCGCTTTCATGTTCTGGTGACGTCTCAGGACTTTGTTGAAGGAGTTTTGGTCCGTTCCATCCTGCCCAAATATAACCCCCCCACTGCCCTTCATGACAGGGTGCTCAGCCTCATACAG TCGTGGGCGGATGCGTTTCGTAGCTCTCCCTCCCTTGCAGGGGTGGTGTACGTATACGACGACCTGAGGAGACGAGGTCTGGAGTTCCCCATGACAGACCTGGATGCTCTGTCCCCCATCCACACACCCAACAGA AGTATCCCAGAAAACGGGACTCCCGAGACGACCCCTGTCACCACTCCACCGCATCAACCACAGACTCAAGCCTCTACCAGTGCTCCCATTCAGAATACTTCACCTCCAGTCCAGCCCAGTGAAGGACCAGCCTCACTCTCTGCAGAACAG GAACAGAAGTTGCGGAGTGAGCTGGCGCTTGTGAAGGGAAATCTCACTGTGATGTCTGAAATGCTGAATGAGCTGAAACCTGGGCAGAGTCAGCCGGATGATACAGAGCTgctacag CAGCTGTACTCGGTGTGTAAGAGCATGCAGACTCGAGTGGTGGAGCTCATCCCTCAGCTGCAGGAAGAAGGATTTATTGAAGAGCTGCTCGTGGTCAACGATGACCTCAACAACGCTTTCATCCGCTATGAGAG GTTTGACAGACTTAACAAGGCACAAACTACAAATACTCCACAG CAGACCCCTGTCAGCAGCCGGAGCCTCATCGACTTCAGCCCTGAACCTTCAACTCTCAGCCAACCTGCTGTCATCACAACAACCAGCCAACCAGCAGCAAGCATTTTGGCCAATCAGAGGCCATCAGCCAACCACA aagaggaggaggagtttgaCATGTTTGCCCAAACCAGAGGCAGCTCCCTGgctgagcagaggaaaag tgtcAGGTATGAGGACCCAGGAGCTGTGGAGGGCCTCGCTGGAGCTCTGGACTCAAGGTTGCAGGTCACAGCGGGG GTGCCACCAGTGAAAaactctgtgcagaatgatattgACAAATGGCTATCCTGTGATATG caaGACCAGTCTGCAGTTAGTGAGGGAGTTTCCAGTGAAG AGTTTGATAAGTTTTTGGAGGATCGGGCGATGGCAGCAGACCACAGCAGCCAGACGACTCGCAGTGTGCCGCCCTCCACATCCAAACCAATGCCACAATCTAGCCAGCAAGAGAACAGATCACATGACCAGCTTTTTTCGCTCTGA
- the LOC137179447 gene encoding target of Myb1 membrane trafficking protein-like isoform X1, with amino-acid sequence MFSFGEKMEFLIGNPFSTPVGQRIERATSSSLQSEDWGLNMEICDIINETDEGPRDAVKAIKKRIVGNKNFREIMLALTVLEACVKNCGHRFHVLVTSQDFVEGVLVRSILPKYNPPTALHDRVLSLIQSWADAFRSSPSLAGVVYVYDDLRRRGLEFPMTDLDALSPIHTPNRSIPENGTPETTPVTTPPHQPQTQASTSAPIQNTSPPVQPSEGPASLSAEQEQKLRSELALVKGNLTVMSEMLNELKPGQSQPDDTELLQQLYSVCKSMQTRVVELIPQLQEEGFIEELLVVNDDLNNAFIRYERFDRLNKAQTTNTPQQTPVSSRSLIDFSPEPSTLSQPAVITTTSQPAASILANQRPSANHKEEEEFDMFAQTRGSSLAEQRKSVRYEDPGAVEGLAGALDSRLQVTAGVPPVKNSVQNDIDKWLSCDMQDQSAVSEGVSSEEFDKFLEDRAMAADHSSQTTRSVPPSTSKPMPQSSQQENRSHDQLFSL; translated from the exons ATGTTTTCATTCGGGGAGAAAATGGAGTTTCTCATAGGAAACCCCTTTTCAACGCCCGTCGGTCAGAGAATCG AGCGAGCGACCAGCAGCTCTCTGCAGTCGGAGGACTGGGGGCTCAACATGGAGATATGTGATATCATCAACGAGACAGACGAGGG gCCCAGAGATGCAGTCAAAGCTATAAAGAAGAGAATCGTTGGAAACAAGAACTTCAGAGAGATCATGTTGGCTCTTACT GTTCTCGAGGCCTGTGTGAAGAACTGCGGCCATCGCTTTCATGTTCTGGTGACGTCTCAGGACTTTGTTGAAGGAGTTTTGGTCCGTTCCATCCTGCCCAAATATAACCCCCCCACTGCCCTTCATGACAGGGTGCTCAGCCTCATACAG TCGTGGGCGGATGCGTTTCGTAGCTCTCCCTCCCTTGCAGGGGTGGTGTACGTATACGACGACCTGAGGAGACGAGGTCTGGAGTTCCCCATGACAGACCTGGATGCTCTGTCCCCCATCCACACACCCAACAGA AGTATCCCAGAAAACGGGACTCCCGAGACGACCCCTGTCACCACTCCACCGCATCAACCACAGACTCAAGCCTCTACCAGTGCTCCCATTCAGAATACTTCACCTCCAGTCCAGCCCAGTGAAGGACCAGCCTCACTCTCTGCAGAACAG GAACAGAAGTTGCGGAGTGAGCTGGCGCTTGTGAAGGGAAATCTCACTGTGATGTCTGAAATGCTGAATGAGCTGAAACCTGGGCAGAGTCAGCCGGATGATACAGAGCTgctacag CAGCTGTACTCGGTGTGTAAGAGCATGCAGACTCGAGTGGTGGAGCTCATCCCTCAGCTGCAGGAAGAAGGATTTATTGAAGAGCTGCTCGTGGTCAACGATGACCTCAACAACGCTTTCATCCGCTATGAGAG GTTTGACAGACTTAACAAGGCACAAACTACAAATACTCCACAG CAGACCCCTGTCAGCAGCCGGAGCCTCATCGACTTCAGCCCTGAACCTTCAACTCTCAGCCAACCTGCTGTCATCACAACAACCAGCCAACCAGCAGCAAGCATTTTGGCCAATCAGAGGCCATCAGCCAACCACA aagaggaggaggagtttgaCATGTTTGCCCAAACCAGAGGCAGCTCCCTGgctgagcagaggaaaag tgtcAGGTATGAGGACCCAGGAGCTGTGGAGGGCCTCGCTGGAGCTCTGGACTCAAGGTTGCAGGTCACAGCGGGG GTGCCACCAGTGAAAaactctgtgcagaatgatattgACAAATGGCTATCCTGTGATATG caaGACCAGTCTGCAGTTAGTGAGGGAGTTTCCAGTGAAG AGTTTGATAAGTTTTTGGAGGATCGGGCGATGGCAGCAGACCACAGCAGCCAGACGACTCGCAGTGTGCCGCCCTCCACATCCAAACCAATGCCACAATCTAGCCAGCAAGAGAACAGATCACATGACCAGCTTTTTTCGCTCTGA
- the LOC137179448 gene encoding noggin-2-like, whose translation MSEKEDQTSKFSFFCSRPSKPKTMFRLLNCGVCLCLIYVSVLLHGPVALTSKASTQDQLPNVTEEDTGWDSPFLQLRASLPSYSQPIRPYTLLTNSEDYHYMPKSRHRRPSRLLRILGSSFDPFWMSIDQPSEASGIWTLEGDDGPPHSLPAKLPNYTAFRDRFNLSASPELREAATNHHQKLEEEAAGLDFGFLPSDVVSSVRAWLVRSATCGLRYQWVDLGAAFWPRWLRQTDCERSDGVRSCSFPSGMECIRAQTAYIKILAWHCLEIREEEEGDGSRRIKANRSDGSTEIGTSEAMRRCSWKQVPYPVVTACTCSCK comes from the coding sequence ATGAGTGAAAAGGAAGACCAGACGAGCAAGTTTTCATTCTTCTGTTCCAGACCATCCAAACCTAAGACCATGTTCAGACTACTCAACTGTGGAGTCTGTCTCTGCTTGATTTATGTGTCTGTCCTCCTACATGGACCTGTAGCCTTAACTTCAAAGGCTTCAACCCAGGATCAGCTTCCAAATGTGACAGAGGAGGACACAGGCTGGGATTCACCGTTTCTTCAGCTGAGAGCCAGTCTGCCATCTTACTCGCAGCCGATTCGCCCATACACCCTGCTGACAAACTCAGAAGACTACCACTACATGCCCAAATCTAGACATCGCCGTCCCTCTCGCCTCCTGCGTATTCTGGGATCCTCTTTTGACCCGTTCTGGATGTCTATAGATCAACCATCTGAGGCCTCCGGGATCTGGACTTTAGAGGGAGATGATGGTCCACCTCACTCACTACCTGCCAAATTACCCAACTACACCGCTTTCAGAGACAGGTTCAACTTGAGTGCCTCTCCAGAGCTGAGAGAGGCTGCAACAAACCATCACCAGAAGCTAGAAGAGGAAGCTGCAGGTCTGGACTTCGGGTTTCTGCCTTCAGATGTTGTCAGCTCAGTCCGAGCCTGGCTGGTGCGCTCAGCCACATGTGGATTACGTTACCAGTGGGTGGATCTGGGCGCTGCTTTCTGGCCACGTTGGCTGCGGCAGACTGATTGTGAAAGATCAGACGGAGTGCGAAGCTGCTCCTTTCCCAGTGGGATGGAGTGCATTCGAGCTCAAACAGCGTACATAAAGATTCTGGCTTGGCACTGCTTGGAgatcagagaggaagaggaaggtgaTGGGTCCAGAAGGATTAAGGCTAACAGGTCTGATGGCAGCACTGAGATTGGGACAAGTGAAGCAATGAGAAGGTGTTCATGGAAGCAGGTGCCGTATCCTGTGGTCACAGCTTGTACATGCTCAtgtaaatga